The following are encoded together in the Eubacterium sp. 1001713B170207_170306_E7 genome:
- a CDS encoding ribonuclease H, which translates to MKYVELYTDGGCRGNGQAGDNIGAIGGILIYPEKNIRREYKKAYPNTTNNQMELLAVITGLKMLKEPCEVVIHSDSAYVVNAYNQNWVAGWKAKNWSRGKAGPLKNRELWMELDELVNTHDARFAKVKGHADNALNNRADALVNEAMDAYGK; encoded by the coding sequence ATGAAGTATGTCGAGCTGTACACAGACGGCGGATGCCGCGGCAATGGACAGGCCGGTGACAACATCGGCGCCATTGGCGGTATCCTCATCTATCCGGAAAAAAATATCCGCAGGGAATATAAAAAAGCCTACCCCAATACTACCAACAACCAGATGGAGCTGCTGGCAGTCATCACTGGCCTCAAGATGCTCAAAGAGCCCTGTGAGGTCGTGATCCACAGCGATTCCGCCTATGTGGTCAACGCCTATAACCAGAACTGGGTTGCCGGCTGGAAGGCCAAGAACTGGAGCCGCGGCAAGGCAGGCCCCCTGAAAAACAGGGAGCTCTGGATGGAGCTGGACGAGTTGGTCAACACCCATGACGCCCGCTTCGCCAAGGTCAAGGGCCACGCCGATAACGCGCTCAACAACCGCGCCGACGCTTTGGTAAATGAGGCGATGGACGCGTATGGGAAGTAA